DNA sequence from the Devosia lacusdianchii genome:
GCCCCTCGCCACTCGACGCGCAATTCTTCCGCGCACCTTGTGGCGTCAATGCCGCAATGCTCCGGGCCGAGCAGGCCTATCGGGCCGAGCTGCGCAAGATCAGCATCGCCGATCTGGCTACTGATCCGCAAACCCCATTGGGCGCCGCCATCGAAGCGCGCGGCTGCGCCTTTCTCGACCGCCATGCCCGGCGGCAATCCATTTCAACCTAAAGGACAAATATCCATGTCGGCTCGTCTCAATCCCGCCAAGGCTGCTCCCGACGCCTATGCCGCGGTCATCGCCCTCGATCAGTCTGTTAAGCAGAGCGGCCTGCCGCCGCATATCCTCCACCTGATCAAGCTGCGCGCCTCCCAGATCAATGGCTGCGCCTATTGCGTGGATATGCATGTCAAGGAAGCGCGCCACACCGGCATGAGCGAGCAGTGGATCAACCTCGTCTCCGCCTGGCAGGAATCGCCGGTCTACACGCCCGAGGAACGCGCTGTGCTGGGCTGGACCGAAGCCCTGACGTTGCTCTCT
Encoded proteins:
- a CDS encoding carboxymuconolactone decarboxylase family protein, producing the protein MSARLNPAKAAPDAYAAVIALDQSVKQSGLPPHILHLIKLRASQINGCAYCVDMHVKEARHTGMSEQWINLVSAWQESPVYTPEERAVLGWTEALTLLSQTRAPDADFAPLKDVFSDEQIAKITIAIGAINVWNRIAVGFRTPHPVDKPARAA